The genomic DNA AGAATGCGCCGCTGGGTGTTGCCTCGAAACAGTCGAAAGATATCGGCGATGTCATCGAGGCCTACCTGGCCAATGTGTCGCGGCTCAACGTTGACGAGGACTCTTCCGATTCTTCCGCTCACCAGCCTGAAACTCCGGAGGCCGTTGAAGCACCTTCCAATACCCTCGAAGCCGCTCTGCGGCGTGTTCGTCAACGTCAGGAATCCCCCGAGACCTACGTGCGTCCCTCGTCGGCCCGCCACCGGGCGCCCGAGTCAGCGGACGTGGAAGATGCGGGGATCCCAGAGTCTGAGGGTTTCACCGGGGGTGAGCAGCCCGATGAACGAGGACGAGCGGCAGATTCCGACGTCTCCGCTGAGGAATGACCCCGGATTGTCCGGCGCGTATCTGAGGTGATGACCGGAGGGTCGCACCGAAGAAATCGACGGTGCATGGGATGGTTGGCCCTTAAGAAGTCAACGACGGCGAGGCCGCTGACTGCGGCCATCCCACCAGCGCATCACTGAGAGGCTTGTGCCCAGCGATCCACTTGTTTAACGAGTCTGAGTCCGTGATGCGTGCGGGGAGTGGGAGACGACGAAGCCTGCGATCCACATCATCACAGTGAAGAACAGGTTCGTCCTCGTCCCCATCTAAGTGGTCTTTGACGGCGATGGCGACGATGTTGCCGCGCCTGCCTGAACGACCAACTTTCGGATCTTGGATCGAGACCACCTCATCGAAAACATCGCGCAACGCCGCGATATCGATGCGCGCATTTTCCTGACCACCGTGGGCGCAATTGACCAGGTAAAGGCCGCCGGGTCGCAGAACCTCGTAGGCTTCGCGAGCGCATTCGAGGGTTCTGAGTGCCGGTGGTACGGCGCCGTGAAAAAATGCGTCCCGAACGATGACGTCGGCGCTGGATGGGCGCAACGTTCCGAGAACTTCCCGCGCATCTCCCACACGAATCCGCAGATCAGGGGATGGGGGCAGAGGAAAACGTTGACGGACCTCCCGAGCTAAAGCACCGTCGATCTCAATGGCAGTCTGGCGTGAACCGGGCCGTGAATGTGCCCATGCCGTTGCAAGTGCGCACGCCGCACCGCCGAGGTGAATCGCGCGGATCGCGTGATCGGGAAACACCGAGTCGACGACGCACGTCATATGCTGCATGTATTCGAACTCAAGATACGTCGGATCATCCACATCGATACTTGACGATTCGATGCCGTCGAGGAAAAGAGTCGCGCGAGACCCATCCCATCGAATAGATGCCGTTGCGTTGTCGACGAGAAATTCCTCGCTTCCACGTGTTCTCTTGCGCGTCATGGAGGACACTGTAAGCCGACGTCCGCATCTTCACACCTCGTGGAGGAAGGAGGAACCGTGTCAAATGCACCCAGAGACCGTCGCACCCGGACGCACTGGGGCGATGATGATTCGCTAACCCCGATCCTCCATGTCGACATGGATTCCTTCTTCGCACAGGTTGAACTCCTCGAACACCCGGAGCTCCAGGGAAAGCCCCTGATTGTTGGGGGACGTGGAAACCGCGGCGTCGTCACCTCTGCGACCTACGAGGCGCGTGCCCTGGGGGTTCGCGCCGGAATGCCGATGGCGCAGGCTCGGGCTCTGTGCCCCAACGCGCAGATTGTTGCGGGAAGTCACCACATCTACGGACGTTATTCGCGGCGAGTGATTGATGTTTTGTCGCAGGTGACGCCCGTCCTTGAACAAGTCAGTATCGACGAGGCCTTTCTCGACGTGTCGGGGGCGCGTAAACGACTGGGAACTCCCGTTGAAATCGGACGGCTCGTGAGGAAACGTATCAGGGACGAGGTCGGACTTCCGGCGTCCGTGGGAATTGCAGCAACGAAGTCCGTTGCCAAGATCGCCTCGGCGAATGCGAAGCCCGATGGGCTGTTACTGATCCCCGAACAGAGGACGACGGACTTTCTTCACGGCCTACCTGTGGGGGCGCTGTGGGGTGTTGGAGGGAAAACTGCGTCAATCCTTGACCGGGAAGGAGTTGAGACGATCGGTGATCTTGCGCGACTGCCGATGACGCGTCTTAACAAGCTCCTCGGCGCTGCATCGGCGTACCAGCTCCACCAACTCGCGTGGGGGATTGACCCGCGTCCGGTGAGTGGGAATCGGCAGGAAAAATCCGTGGGAACGGAAACAACCTTTCCTCGCGATATTACACGTCGGGAAGAGATTGAGAGGTTCATTCTCGATGCGGCGCATCAGTGCGCTCAACGGTTGAGGGCCCACGGATATGTTGCGTGGACGGTCGCTATCAAAGTACGCGACGCATCATTTCATACGGTGACGAGGTCTGTGACGCTGTCAGCTCCCACTGACGTGGGACGCGATATTGCGGATGCCGCGCGGATGCTTTTTGATCGTTACACGATTCCGAGCGGAGGGATCCGGTTGTGTGGAGTTCGCGCTGAGGGGTTGCAGCTACGCTCCCGCGGGGTTGCGGTGCCGCTGGATACGAACGAGAAAATTCTTGAGAGTGAACGGGCGATGGATCGGGTTGTTGAAAGATTCGGCAAGTATTCGATTGTTCCGGCCTCGCTCCTTGTGGACGGTCGGACCAAAGACGGAAGCTCTGAGCGATAATGACATGTAGAATATGTGATGCCGTTAACGAGAGGTGAGGAGGTGCGCGATGGCTCTTTCGGAGTATGAAAAACACGTACTCGAACAGATGGAAGCCGAGCTTCGGCGCGGGGACCCCGAGCTTGTCACGAATATGCGTATCCCTTACACAGCAGCTGAATCCCCTGAACGTCCGCAAGGTGATCGTGAGGAAGTGGCCGCGGGAGGTCTCTCGCCTCGCAAGTTGGCGATCGGCATGCTCCTTGTGGTTGTTGGCTTGTGTGTCCTCATTGGTGCCGTCTCATTGGGATATTCGGTGGTGTCGATCGTCATGGGAGTTGCAGGGTTCGCTGTGATGTTCGGCGGAGTTCTTTACGCGCTTGCCCCCACGCGACGTCGTTCTCGTCAAGCCGCGGGGGAAGACCTGCGCGAAGCATCGTCTGGGAAGAAGCGTGCGAAGAAGGTGCGCGAACAATCCGCGTGGGAGAAATTCCTCGCTGATCAAGAACGTCGCTGGGACGAGAGGCATTCAGACGACTGATCGCCTCCATGCGTGGTGGACGTTGATGTTCGGCCACGCGTGTGCGTGAAGATGATGCTCCACCGTCTATGCGGTGACAGTTTTTGTGCGTGACAGCGCGCTGTCCGTTTTTTAGTGCGGCATGAGTTCTCACTCCACGTCACTCCACGTCGCTTCACCACGTCGCTCCACGAGAGCTCCCCACCATCCACCAATCGCACCCGCGCGTCGCATTGTTGCGGCCTGAGCGCGGAGTCCACAACCCCCTGAGGCGAACGTTTGCGAAGAAAAATCGCCGATGTCTGAAAAACTTCCCCACTTTTCCCCACCGGAATTTTCCTAGGCATTTCAAGAGCTTAGGCCCACATTTCGATGAAAATCCTGAGTGTTTTGGTGTCAAATGACCATTGTGTGGGGTAAAGTGGGGAACAATGTGGAGCAGGGGAGGGGGAGACATGTTCCTGGGAACGTACGAGCCGAAGCTCGACGACAAAGGGCGAGTGTTCCTCCCTGCCAAATTCCGTGAAGAAATGGAAGGGGGAATTGTCCTCACCCGCGGCCAGGAGCACTGCATCTACGCGTTTCCGGCAGCGGAGTTCGAAGAGATGACGAAAGAGCTTCGTCGTGCGCCGCTGTCATCCAAACAGGCACGCGACTGGATTCGCGTCATGCTCTCGGGGGCTTACAAGGAAGTTCCTGACAAACAAGGACGAATCTCAGTTCCCGCCGACCTGCGTTCTTACGCCGGCCTCGACCGAGAACTCACCGTGATCGGAGCGGGATCACGGGCTGAAATATGGAATTCCGAATCCTGGCGCGAATACCTCGCCGTTCAGGAAGAGGTCTTCTCCAATACCGCAGACGAAGTCATCCCAGGCATGTTCTAGTCCCGCACACCGAGGTCTCTGCCCGATGTTGCGACATCACTTCCCCGATGGCGCAACACGGTTAGGGACCTGGGCGTACGGAAAGACCACGCCACCTCAAAACATCGACAACTTTCCTCACGCGAAACAACAGAAAGGGGGGACAGCATGGAGGATCAGCGATCCGACGCTCGCCGCGACATCGATGGGCAAGCGTCCACCGATCGACCGACCGCGCAACGTCACATTCCTGTGTTGCTTGATCAGTGCCTCACACTGCTGGCCCCCGCATTGAAGTCGAGCCCCCGAGAAGGCGGCCCCGTCCTCGTTGATGGAACCTTGGGAATGGGAGGCCACAGCGAAGCGGCCCTCGCCCGCTTTCCCTCGCTACGCGTTATTGGAATCGACCGGGACCCTCAGGCCATTGAACTCGCCACTGAGAGGCTGGGGCCATTCGGCCCCCGTTTCACCCCGGTGCTGACGACCTACGACACCATCCCCGACACGATTGCGTCGCTGGGAATTGATGATGTGGACGGCATACTCCTTGACTTGGGTGTCTCTTCCCTTCAGCTTGACGAGGCCGAGCGCGGCTTTTCCTACGCCCACGATGCGCCGCTGGACATGCGGATGAACCCGCAGGTCGGGCGCTCAGCCGCTCAGCTTCTCGCCGAAGAAGACGAGCGTGAAATTGCTCGAATCCTTCGGGTCTACGGCGAAGAAAAATTTGCGAGCAAAATTGCCCGTGAGATCGTTTCGCGACGCCAGAAAGCGCCATTGACGAGGACGAGCGAACTGTCGCAACTCGTGAAGGACTCGATTCCTGCGCCTGCGCGACGAAGTGGAGGGAATCCGTCGAAGCGGACATTTCAGGCTCTGCGCATTGGAGTCAACGATGAGTTGACGATCCTTGAACGGGCAATTCCCTGCGCCTTGGAGAGCCTACGAATCGGGGGGCGCATCGTCGTTGAGGCGTACCAGTCACTCGAAGATCGCATAGTGAAGAACATCTTTCGTCAGGGAGCCCAAGACAACGCTCCCTCGGGACTCCCCGTGGTCCCCGAGGGGATGGGGCCTCGTCTGAGCCTCCTGACCCGTAAAGCCGTCAGAGCTGACGAAGCTGAACTGCACGCAAATCCACGTTCAGCGCCGGTACGACTGCGCGGCGCCGAACTGATCCGCCCGTGGAAGGACAACACATGAGCGCCGCGCAAGCTGCAACACGTCCGGCATCACGTCCTCAACGACTTCATGCTGAGGAACGCGAATTACGGATCATCGAAGGACAACGATCCGGCAGGTCCTATCTTGTTGTTGCCGCAATCACCATTGTGGTCATCGTTGTCGCGGTCGTGTCATCGATGGTGTTGAACACACGAATGGCTCAAACGTCTTTCGCGATCCGTGAGCAACAGCTCCTGCTCAACGAACTCGACGCCCAGGCATGGTCCCTGCAAGCGCGGTTGGAAAGCGCTGCATCACCGGCTGCTCTTGAGAAGGCAGCGAAGGAACACGGAATGGTTCCGTCGGGTTCGACGGGCTTCATCACGTTGAAGACGGGTACTGTCGAGGGTGGCGCTCCGGCGAACTAGATAAGGAGGGGCGGCGGTGTCACAAGCCAAGCGATCACGCTGGATCCTTTTCGTCCTCATCATCATGCTCTCACTGTGCGGGGTACGCCTCGTGAGCCTACAGATTGTTGAGGGGCCGACGCTTGCCGCGGAAGGTCAGGCCGTGCGGACGCAGCGTTCAGACGTTGCCGCTCGGCGGGGAAAAATCATGGATGCCACAGGCGTGGTTTTAGCTGATTCAATCCTCACGTACGACATTGCTGTTAACCAGGTGAACATTCGGTCCTATGTTCACTACGACAAAGAGGGCAATGTCGTTGGTCGCGGACCGGCTGAAGCGGCCCGCCAGCTCGCCGGCCTCCTCGATATGGATGCGGCGGAGCTGGGAGGTCTGCTCATCGGTGACTCCACCTACTCCTACATCAAACGCAATGTCGACGCGGTGACTTTTCGTCAGATCCGCGCATTAAATATTTTCGGAATCGAATGGGAAACCGTGTATCAGCGGATCTACCCCAACGGGAATACGGCAGCTTCGGTCATCGGGACGATCGACGCTCAAGGGGTGGGTTCGTCAGGAATCGAATCTCAGTACGATACCTTGCTTCAAGGAACACCGGGTGCTGAGGCTTTTGAGATCGCTCCTAATGGGGCGGTCATGCCCGGTGGGAAGAAAACGATCGTCGAACCAACTGACGGGGGATCGGTCACGCTGACGCTGCATGCGGATCTCCAGCACGTCGTTCAGAAATTGCTTGACGAGCGGGTGAACCAACACAACGCCGACTGGGGTGCCGTCGTCATTCAAGACGTGTCAACCGGTCAGGTCCTCGTCATGGCGGACTCGAACCTCACTGAGCCGAATCGCTCGAAAGTGCAGCCCGTCTCAGCGGTTCAGTACGCTTTTGAGCCGGGGTCGGTCGGCAAAGTTCTGACCTTTGCCACCGCGTTGGACGCGGGCGTGATTTCACCGACCTCTGTGTTCACCGTGCCATATTCGATTGAGCCGCCTGATGCTGGGGGGCCGATTGTTGACTTCCACGATCACCCGACGGAGCCGTTGACTGCAACGGGGATCCTCGCCGCATCCTTCAACACGGGAACCGTGTTTGTTGGGGAAAAGCTGTCAAGCCAGCAGCGCTACGACATGATGAGGAAGTTTGGTCTGGGTGAAAAAACAGGAATCGAGCTTCCCGGTGAGAGCTCCGGGCTCTTGCCGCCGGCAAGTCAATGGGTTGGGCGAGACCGCTACGTCAACATGTTCGGCCAGGCGTACATGATCAGTGCTCTTCAACAGTCCTCGATCATGGCCACCCTCGGCAACGGCGGTGTGCGGACTCCACCGCGGATCGTGAAATCGTGGACGAATGCGGATGGCACGGTGGAAACTCCCGAGGCTCCCGAACCCGTTCAGGTGCTCAGCAAGGACACGGCAGCGACCGTGGTCAAAATGATGGAGTCCGTTGTTGTTGGCGACATCGGAACGGCGAGCACTGCGCGTGTCGATGGGTACCGCATCGCAATGAAAACCGGTACAGCGGAAATCGTCGTCCAAGGCGATTCTGGGCTTGTGTCGACATCCGCTGGGGTTGTTCCAGCGGATGCGCCGAGACTGGCGATTTCTGTTGTCTTGTACAAGCCGAAGTCCGGCGGAGTTTCCTCGTGGTCTGCTGTCCCGTTCTTTGGTGATATCACCAGGCAGGCGGTGCGTATCCTGGGAATCCCCGCCTCCGAACCGGCAACGGATCTCTACCCGACAAGGCCGTGATGAAAAGCTGGGTGGTACGCGCGCCATTTTGGTCTCGGAAGCAAAACAGCTGAGAATAAGACGACGAAATAATCTGAGGGAGGAACATGATCCGGTCAACACAGTGGATCGCCCACGCTGTCAACGGCACGGTTGTGGGTCGTGAAGCATCAGTGACAGGACCGGTCATTACCGATTCGCGACTTGCCGAGGACGGCTCCCTCTACATCGCACGGCGTGGAGAAAATTCCGACGGGCACGCCTATGTTGCTTCAGCCCGAAAAGCCGGTAGCGTTGCCGCCATCGTTGAGCGTGCTGATGAACTGGCCGACGATCCCGATTTTCCTCAAATTGTTGTTGATGATTCAACTCTGGCTCTGGGGCGACTGGCACATGCCCACCTTGAGGACCTGCGGACCCGCGGTCCCCTTGACGTGATTGCCGTCACGGGATCAGCTGGGAAAACAACGACGAAAGATCTTCTCCGGCAAATCCTTGGACGTCACGCTCCAACAGTTGGACCCAAACTCTCATTCAATAACGAGGTCGGACTGCCGCTGACGGTGCTCCAAGCCGACGAGACGACACGTCACCTGGTTCTCGAAATGGGAGCGAGCGGCCTGGGACATATCGACTACCTCACCTCTATCGCATCACCGGACGTTGCCATCGTTCTCATGGTTGGACACGCCCACCTGGGGGGCTTTGGATCCGTTGAGGGAATTGCTCAAGCGAAGGCCGAGATCATCCGGGGAAGCAGAGAAGGCGCAACCGCGATCCTCAACGTGCACGACCCGTACGTTGCCGCAATGGCATCACAGGCCAGGGGACCGGTTGTCACCTTTAGTACCGACCCGAAGATCGACGCAGATGTACGCGCCGAGTCGATTCGATGCGACGAATCAGGACGACCGACGTTCGTCCTCGTCACCCCTGAAGGACGGGGAGAAGTCACCCTCGCCCTCGTAGGTGAGCACAACGTACATAACGCTCTTGCGGCAGCCGCAGGTGCGCGTGCAGTGGGACTTGACTTTGACACGATCGTCACGGGCCTTGGGCAGGGGCAGGCACTGTCACCCCACCGGCTTACTATTTCCGACATCACGGTTGACGGTCATCCCGTGACCCTTGTGGATGATGCCTACAATGCCAACGTGGATTCGATGCGAGCTGGTTTCCAGGCACTGGAACATGTCGGTCGGGGACGCCGAAAAATCGCGGTTCTTTCGCAGATGCTTGAACTGGGAGAGGCGAGTGCGTCAACGCATCGTGATGTCGGACGTATGGCCCAAGACGCGGGGGTGGACACCCTCATCGCCCTGGGAGACGAGGACGCGCGAGGATATCTCGACGGTGCCGGAACCCGCGTATCGGGGACTCACGTGTCAACGGTCGATGAAGCGGTGGATGCCGTGCTGTCAACGCTGACTGATTCAGCTGTCGTCTTCGTCAAGGGATCCTACGGATCACACTCGTGGATGGTTGCGGACGCACTCTGTGAACGCGATCAGTCGACGGCGGTCACCGCATCCCCATCCGCATACAGCGATGATGCGCAGTCTTATCCCGCAGGAGGCGTCGAATGATTGGGCTCATTCTGGCATTCGCAATTGCGATGGTCCTGTCAATTTCATTGACGCCACTGCTCATTCGATTCCTCATCACTCATCAATACGGACAGTTCATCCGCCAAGATGGGCCCACGCAGCACCTGACAAAGCGTGGGACTCCAACAATGGGCGGTCTCGTCATGATCTTTGCAACGGTGGTTGCCTGGCTCATCGGATCCTCAATTTCAGGGGCGGGACCATCATGGTCAGGGGTCTGCTTACTCATCCTCTTCGTTGGTCTCGGGATCATCGGACTACTTGACGATGGAATCAAAATTATGAGGCAGCGCTCGTTGGGACTTCATCCCGGCGGGAAGATCTTCGGACAGGTGGCCGTTGCCTCACTCTTTGCCTGGGCGTCCCTGTCCGTACCGAACCGACGCGGCGTGACTCCCGGTTCCTTGGCGATTTCCTTTACCCGTCCTTCGGCACTGACCTTTGCCGTCGCGGGCGCCGTTATCGGAGTGATTCTGTACCTGATCTGGACGAATTTCATCGTCGCCGCATGGTCAAACGCGGTCAACCTCACGGACGGGCTCGACGGCCTCGCCGCCGGATGCTCGATTTTTGTCTTCGGTTCCTACACTTTCATCTCCTACTTCCAAGTCGTCCAGTCATGCTCACACGTCGCCGACAACGTCGGTGCCTGCTATCAGACGCGCGACCCGCTTGACCTCGCGGTCTTCTGCGCGGCCCTCGTTGGTTCCCTCGCTGGGTTCCTGTGGTGGAACGCCTCACCGGCTCAGATTTTCATGGGAGATACCGGGGCACTCGCACTCGGCGGTGCGGTTGCTGGTCTGTCGATCCTCACGCACACGGAATTCCTCGCGATCATCATCGGCGGTCTCTTTGTCATCATCACGCTCTCCGATGTCATCCAGATCGGGGTCTTTAAGGCAACCGGAAAACGTGTTTTCAGAATGGCTCCGCTTCATCACCACTTCGAGCTCAAAGGCTGGAAAGAAATCACCATCGTCATCCGCTTCTGGCTCGTCGCTGCGCTCTTGGCGATCACCGGAGCGGGAGTGTTCTACGCCGAGTGGGTGTCGTACCTATGAGCGACGTCATTGCCGTCATCGGCTGGGGTGTCTCGGGGCGCGGTGCGGTTCGCGCCCTCGTCACAAGGGGATACTCCGTCCTCGTTTATGATGCACACCCCGGTACCCCGGTGACCGACCCCGATCTTGTAGACGTGACCGTGCACGTGGTGCCCGATGCCGCTGATCTCGCAGATGCTGTGATCGCCCAGCACCCTCGTACCGTTGTTGTGTCTCCGGGAATCCCAGCCCATCACCCTATTTTTTCACGATGTGAAGATGCGGGAATTGACGTGTGGGGCGAGGTCGAACTCGCCTGGCGACTCCAGGAAGAAGGCTCCCACGCCGGACGCCCCTGGCTCACCGTCACCGGGACAAATGGGAAAACAACGACCGTGGGAATGCTCGGTGAGATTCTTCGAGCCAACGGAGAGAAAGTTCTTGAAGTAGGCAATATCGGCACACCGATCACCCTCGCCATTGACTCCGACGCAGATGTTTTCGCCGTGGAACTCTCCAGCTTCCAACTGCATTCGACACTGACGATGTCGCCGCAAGCCTCACTATGTCTCAACGTCGACGCAGATCACCTGGACTGGCATGAGACGCGCGAAGCCTACGCCGCCGACAAAGCGCGAATCTACGAACGCACCCAGCTTGCCTGCGTCTATCCCTCCATCGACCGGGAAGTTGAAACAATGGTCGAGAATGCGGATGTCGTTGACGGAGCACGGGCCATCGGAATCACCCTCGGAGCACCATCGCCGTCACAGATTGGCATTGTTGACGGACTCATCGTTGACCGCGCATTCCTTGAGGATCGTCAGCGCAACGCGCTTTTCCTCGCACATATCGATGACCTGACCCACGCCTACGGTCCGCATCCGTCCGCGTCCGTTGTCTCTGACGCTCTTGCCGCCGCCGCCCTCGCCCGCGCTCACGGGGTCAAACCTCAGGCCGTGGAGAAGGGACTGCGGGCATTCCAGCCCGCAGGTCACCGCAGGACAGTTCTCGGTCAGGCCGCCGACCTGACGTGGATTGACGACTCAAAGGCAACGAACGCCCACGCGGCCGCGGCCTCGCTCACGGGGATCCCCGAGCACACCGCAATTTGGATTTTCGGCGGAGATGCCAAAGGTCAGGATTTCACCGACCTTGTTCGCCGCGTGGCATCGCGCCTGCGCGGAGTCATTGTCATCGGTGAGGACCGCAGCCTTGCGCTGACCGCCCTGGCCCGCGAAGCACCCGACATCCCCGTCGTTGAAGTTGATGGTCACGAGGACTGGATGTTTTCTGTCGTCAACGAGGCTGTTGCTCTGTCGCGTCCCGGTGACACGGTCGTCCTCGCACCCGCGTGTGCATCCTGGGATCAATTCGATAACTACGGGCAACGCGGTGACGCGTTCGCTCAGGCGGTCTCGCGTTTAGCTCAGCAGTGGGGAAATGGCGATGGCTCGACAACGTGACCGAGTTCGCCTGCCGAAGGTCAACCTTTCGCGCGTGCGAATCCCGAAAATTCGTTTCGCTGGGACCGAGGAATCCTCGCAACGCTCACCCGTAGCGACGTACTACCTCATTGTTGTCCCCGCGCTCGTACTCACCGGATTCGGGCTGCTCATGGGGTTCTCCGCTCAGGCAGTGACATCGATTGCCAATGGAGCAAACCCGTACACGGCCTACATGCGTCCCGTCGTCATCATCATCGGCTCCCTGATCGCAGCGGCTTTAGCCCAGATGGTGCCTGAAAAGAAGTGGCGTCAAGTCGCGATTCCTGTCTTCATTTTTGCGGTGATCTTTCAGAGCCTCGTGCTGTCCCCTTTGGGCTATTCCGAGGGCGGTAACGCCAACTGGGTGCGGATCCCCGGAACCGATATTCTCATGCAGCCTTCGGAGCTCCTCAAACTGGCGTTGATCCTCATGCTGGCTCGAACGCTTGCACGCCCCGGCTCACGTAATTCCGACCTTAAACAGATGGCGGTCACCGCGGGAGGACCGATCATTCTTGCCCTCATCGCAGTGATGCTCGGACACGATCTAGGAACCGCGATGGTCGTTGCGGTTGCTGCGTTTGGGGCCCTGTGGGTGGCACGTTTGCCAGGCAAGTGGTTCCTCACGCTCATTCTCGTGATGATCCCGGTCCTGACATTCCTCGTATTTTCCAATAAGACGAGGCTGCGGCGTGTTGCGGCGATCCTTCCGTGGAACCAAGCCGAGCGTGACCTGTCAGCGCCGGAGCAAATTGACCATTCGCTGTGGGCACTGGGTTCTGGGGGGCTCACAGGGCTGGGGCCGGGGGCGTCGCGCGAAAAATGGAACTATCTCCAGGCGGCGCACACGGACTTCATCTTCGCCATCATCGGTGAGGAGTTCGGTCTGATGGGCACGCTGACGGTTCTGGTGTCCATCGGTCTTTTGGTGTGGGGAATGGTCCGGGTATGTCAGGACTCTCCCTCGCAATTTGCGTCCATCGTCACCGGAGGCATTGCCGCGTGGATTGGATTCCAAGCGATCATTAACGTCATGTCGGTCACGGGGATGGGACCGGTCATCGGTGTTCCGCTGCCCTTGGTGTCCTACGGTGGGTCTTCGTTCCTCTTCACAGCGACGGCGATCGGCGTTGTCGCGTCATTTGCTCGCTCCCATGCGGGAATGCGGATGATTGGTGCTCCCGACGAGGCATCTGCGGGACGTGATCCTCGAATTACTCCCCGGCGTCGTCCTGTTCGCTAACCTGTCTCACGTGACTTTTCGCGTACGGTGGATGACACCGTGACGACGCTCCGACTGAACGGGAGCACTCAAGGAGGTAACCTCATGGCGTTGCGCATTGTTCTTGCAGGTGGGGGAACTGCCGGACACGTCAATCCGCTGCTTGCCACAGCGACATGCCTGGCTCAGCGCGACCACGAGTGCACCGTCATTGGAACCCGTGAGGGGCTCGAAGCCGACCTCGTTCCTGCCGCAGGGTTCAACTTGCGTTTCATCCCGCGCGTCCCGCTTCCTAGGCGGCCCTCTCTTCAGTTCTTCTCTTTGCCGGGACGCTGGTCTAAAGCGGTTGACGAGTGCGTCGACATCCTCACTGGGGCAGACGTCCTCGTTGGTTTCGGTGGCTACGTGTCAACCCCTGCGTATCGCGCCGCCCAAAAGCTCGGAATCCCCGTGGTGATCCACGAACAGAATGCCAGGCCGGGGCTGGCAAATCGCCTGGGAGCGAGATTTGCTCGTATCGTCGCGTTGACTTTCACGTCGACTCCACTATCGGCGCTCCAGGGAACAACACATGTCACGGGCCTTCCGTTGCGCCCCGCGATTGAGAAGCTAGCAAAGGAACGCCACACGGAGGATGGGCGACGAGCGGCACGCCAGCTCGCTGCATCTGAACTTGGGATAGTCCCAGATGCGCCAACAATCCTCATCACCGGCGGGTCTTTGGGAGCGCTCCATATCAACGAGGTCATGGCAGGTCTTGCGCGAGAGCTTCCCCCCGGCGTTCAGGTTCTTCACCTCACCGGTCACGGGAAAGACGAACCGGTTCGCCGCGCCGTCGACGAAGCAGGCGTTGGAGATCGCTGGCACGTCTTTGATTACGTCACCGACATGGAAAAGGTCCTTGCCGTCGCTGATCTTGTGGTATGTCGTTCGGGTGCGGGGACAGTTGCGGAGATGACAGCTCTTGGCTTGCCGTGCATCTACGTTCCCCTTCCCATCGGTAACGGCGAGCAGCGCCTGAACGCTGGAGACCACGTGGCTGCCGGCGGTGCCGTACTCATCGAAAATCCCGA from Schaalia sp. ZJ405 includes the following:
- a CDS encoding UDP-N-acetylmuramoyl-tripeptide--D-alanyl-D-alanine ligase, which encodes MIRSTQWIAHAVNGTVVGREASVTGPVITDSRLAEDGSLYIARRGENSDGHAYVASARKAGSVAAIVERADELADDPDFPQIVVDDSTLALGRLAHAHLEDLRTRGPLDVIAVTGSAGKTTTKDLLRQILGRHAPTVGPKLSFNNEVGLPLTVLQADETTRHLVLEMGASGLGHIDYLTSIASPDVAIVLMVGHAHLGGFGSVEGIAQAKAEIIRGSREGATAILNVHDPYVAAMASQARGPVVTFSTDPKIDADVRAESIRCDESGRPTFVLVTPEGRGEVTLALVGEHNVHNALAAAAGARAVGLDFDTIVTGLGQGQALSPHRLTISDITVDGHPVTLVDDAYNANVDSMRAGFQALEHVGRGRRKIAVLSQMLELGEASASTHRDVGRMAQDAGVDTLIALGDEDARGYLDGAGTRVSGTHVSTVDEAVDAVLSTLTDSAVVFVKGSYGSHSWMVADALCERDQSTAVTASPSAYSDDAQSYPAGGVE
- the mraY gene encoding phospho-N-acetylmuramoyl-pentapeptide-transferase; protein product: MIGLILAFAIAMVLSISLTPLLIRFLITHQYGQFIRQDGPTQHLTKRGTPTMGGLVMIFATVVAWLIGSSISGAGPSWSGVCLLILFVGLGIIGLLDDGIKIMRQRSLGLHPGGKIFGQVAVASLFAWASLSVPNRRGVTPGSLAISFTRPSALTFAVAGAVIGVILYLIWTNFIVAAWSNAVNLTDGLDGLAAGCSIFVFGSYTFISYFQVVQSCSHVADNVGACYQTRDPLDLAVFCAALVGSLAGFLWWNASPAQIFMGDTGALALGGAVAGLSILTHTEFLAIIIGGLFVIITLSDVIQIGVFKATGKRVFRMAPLHHHFELKGWKEITIVIRFWLVAALLAITGAGVFYAEWVSYL
- the murD gene encoding UDP-N-acetylmuramoyl-L-alanine--D-glutamate ligase; the protein is MSDVIAVIGWGVSGRGAVRALVTRGYSVLVYDAHPGTPVTDPDLVDVTVHVVPDAADLADAVIAQHPRTVVVSPGIPAHHPIFSRCEDAGIDVWGEVELAWRLQEEGSHAGRPWLTVTGTNGKTTTVGMLGEILRANGEKVLEVGNIGTPITLAIDSDADVFAVELSSFQLHSTLTMSPQASLCLNVDADHLDWHETREAYAADKARIYERTQLACVYPSIDREVETMVENADVVDGARAIGITLGAPSPSQIGIVDGLIVDRAFLEDRQRNALFLAHIDDLTHAYGPHPSASVVSDALAAAALARAHGVKPQAVEKGLRAFQPAGHRRTVLGQAADLTWIDDSKATNAHAAAASLTGIPEHTAIWIFGGDAKGQDFTDLVRRVASRLRGVIVIGEDRSLALTALAREAPDIPVVEVDGHEDWMFSVVNEAVALSRPGDTVVLAPACASWDQFDNYGQRGDAFAQAVSRLAQQWGNGDGSTT
- a CDS encoding FtsW/RodA/SpoVE family cell cycle protein translates to MARQRDRVRLPKVNLSRVRIPKIRFAGTEESSQRSPVATYYLIVVPALVLTGFGLLMGFSAQAVTSIANGANPYTAYMRPVVIIIGSLIAAALAQMVPEKKWRQVAIPVFIFAVIFQSLVLSPLGYSEGGNANWVRIPGTDILMQPSELLKLALILMLARTLARPGSRNSDLKQMAVTAGGPIILALIAVMLGHDLGTAMVVAVAAFGALWVARLPGKWFLTLILVMIPVLTFLVFSNKTRLRRVAAILPWNQAERDLSAPEQIDHSLWALGSGGLTGLGPGASREKWNYLQAAHTDFIFAIIGEEFGLMGTLTVLVSIGLLVWGMVRVCQDSPSQFASIVTGGIAAWIGFQAIINVMSVTGMGPVIGVPLPLVSYGGSSFLFTATAIGVVASFARSHAGMRMIGAPDEASAGRDPRITPRRRPVR